AAACCGATTCCACGAGCGAAGAGAAACCTGCCAAAATTCCTCTTAGACGCAGCGAGCGTCCTCTCGCGAAGCGAAGGTTCAACGGCGCGCATTAGTGCAACAGCGCGGACTCACTGTAACAGCGATGCTTTGAAGGTTGCTCGCCCGTTCGGGGCCACTCGCGAACTGTTACCGAGGCACGGGACCTCCATCCACGTAGACGGCTTGTCCAGCGTTTATCGTTACACGAGAACCGTTAAACGAGACTCTTAGTACTTGAAAGTGATATAGCGAGCGATGTACCTATGTATGAGCTAAtgcaataattttcttattccttTTTGTTACACCGTTCAAGAAAGTATTGTAATCAGCGGAGCTGTAGGAGACTTGAGCCAATTTTAAACCCAGGcagaagttatttaaaattcgaaataaaaagtattaccttcgaatatatttttaacagtatttttattggaaagagaGGAACAGTTGTGAAGAAGTACACCTTGTCGTTCGCCAGTTAATTGTTTCAGAGGACTTTCTGATTTGCCTTCATTCATTCGAGCACGATCAATGCATCGCAACTTAATGGAAAACACTGTCGCGTATGGCGACTCGAAAGCCACGAGAACGAGCGATTCTCGAAGCATCGCTGCGCTGATCTTCGCGTCGCGACGTTCGCGAGTACATTTCGTTCTAATTTATTCCCCTGCTCAGCCGGGCCGGCCGCGTGATCTTTCTCTCCGGCAAATCGTACGTTAAGGCGACTAACTCTATAGGCGaattataaaaggaaaaaaaaaaactaGCGATAATCAGCGTTGTTAAGGGTACCAGCTATAGTAAGCGTACGGACAGTTCCGCCGATCGTTTGGCGGGGAACGCGATTTGCTCATTCTGGCGTGGCGAGAAAAACCGTTCGCGGTATCCTGGTTTTCGCAGGCCCTTCGCACAAGCGTTTCGCGCGGGAACAAAGCAACCGGAAGCCCGTGCCAGTACACGCACGGTACGAACGAGCGTATGTGTATCAGTTTCTTCGAGCCACGTAAATTCTTGCCGTCTTGTTTCGCATCCGTAGACATCGAGCCACCGTGATTTCACACTCGATCGTCACGTGCCGTCGCCGTGGAAGCCGCGCCGTTTAACTTTCATACGTTTCTTTGTAATATTATCTTCCTTTCATTTTGTACATTCCCTTCGTTGCCATTGAAAGCCGCCCCGCGACATACATTCGAGTCAATTAACGCAACTCACGGATCCGTGTGCGTCGAATGGTGCTCGAGCCCGCGATAACCAATGAGAATCGAAGCTCCGAAAACGTTCGTTCCGTTCACCGAGACGTCCGATGGAAAAACGGAAACATGGAACCGTGCGGAGTCGTTCGACGTCCAGTGATCCTCGAGTTGGTTAGAAGGCGCGTTGCGGTACGTGACGGCGTTCCGTTTTAACGTTTTAAGGTTTCAATTGTTCGACGCGCGCGTCAGCGGTCACCGAGCGTGATCGCTGGCCGCAAGTTTCACCGACCGTTCTCTGCACCGTTTTCAGGGTCGTGTTCGCGAGCTCGGGGGTGGAAATGTCACCGGACGAGCCGTCGGCCGCGTCCCGACGACGATGCCCGCGTGCCAGCCAGTCGTAGAATTTTTGTACGAGCGGAAGGTCTTGCCCGCGGAACGACTACTGCCAGATATATAATCGTAAATGCTGCCACATTCCATCCGTTCGACTTATCGTAATCGAGAAACAGATAGAAAGGGGGATAAGGTGTACGAGCCAAGTACACGGACGGCGACAACATTTGGAGCGCACTCTGCCTGGTGAATAGAGGCGACCGATTTACGATTTGCATATCCGAGTCTTtggtttttccttttctttttcttcgtcgttTCGTATCCTTTTCCTTTGCACCGATAACGGCGTAACCGGCGGGCCATTGAAGATAAAGAGAACACCCGTAGACACACATATACCCTGCAAAGGCGTGCAACTTGTTCGACTCGAATCGCGAACGAAGGGAATAAGAATGTTTATTGCGAGTTCTGTTTCATCGAATTTCTTCCCGCACTCAAGCGCGTTCGATATGATTTCATGCGATTCCAGTTACAAATTGAGCATCGAACGAAACCGAACGGTCGTCGGTGCGCCTCTCTCCGTTGTCGTTCTCCCGTTCGAACCCCGAGAATTCGTTCGACTCGCGGATCCGTTCGCAGAGGCAACCGTGTTCGTTTGTGGACTTTGATTTTCCGCGGGAGCATTCCACTGTGATCCGATAATTTGCACGCCTCTGTACCACGTCACGTCTCTTGAAGGTTTGTTGCGTGTGAAAAGGGGAGAGAGATAGCGTTTATCGTCGGGAAACTCTCGAAGCAAGGTGTATATAATGTAAATAGGGCTTTGTACATGTTGAACACTTGTAATTGTAAATGGAAAAATGCGTGgggaatagagagagagagggagagaaagcgTGCGCGAAAGGGTGCCGAGAGTGTAGAATGCGTGAGACGAGACTAGAGAGAGATCgagggaaaaaaaaagagagagaacgatCGAGCGAGAGGATTTAATGTGAACACAGAAGAAAAATACACTAGATAAGACAAGTTACTAGTAAGTAGTGAATATTACAGTGACTATTATCGTGATGGCGGATGCGTGAGGCGGTTAACTTAAGTCCCCCAATTGCGTAAATTAGTTaatgtgtaaataaattaagcgaggaagtaaaatattaaatgaaagcCCAAGTAATCATTGGATATTTATAACGAGTCTCCACCGAATGAGAGAACGGAACGAGCAAAACAAAAACAATCGCAGATAACGAAGAACACACGGGAAATGGAAGAGAAGTAGGTTCGACGAGAGAAGGAGGGGAAAAGCGAAACAGAATACATGGACTCGAGTACTCGTCCGTGCGTTAGGTCGCTGTTGCGAGAGAGAAACGTTAGGGGAGAGGATCAGCTCAGACCGGAAAAGGgacagaaaaaagggaaaagtcAAAAGGAACATGCGGAGAGAGCAGGAGAAAGACAAACGACCAGAAAAGGGAACGTTTAAGATTGTGCAACAATTAATCAGATGAACAGATATACAGTGCATGTTTTATCCTTagctgttttataaatattaaatctaaCCCTCCTCCATCCGTCACACCTTCTCctcctttctccctctctctctctctctctctttctctctgtctttctctctgtctttctctctttgtaCACGAACAGAAACACCTACACACCGACACACAAACACAAATACGAACAGACACACACCGAGACACGACGCACACAACTTTGcccccttcctcctcctccaaGCGACAAATTGTACGCGAGATCTAATCTTCTCTCCGATCGAGTACACAGCTCCGGACTGTCCAATTTTCGAGATACGTTCCTTTCGATCGTGCGTaccgtttcctcgttaattttcGTCCCACCCGTACGCAGCTAAAGCAAACGAGCCACCGAACGAACCACGACCGCAACGTCCTACGAGATACTTACGCTGTCTAACGATCTTTCGTTTCGCGCGCGAAGGAAGAGCAAAGAGAACAAATAAGAACTACGGGATAAACTGTACGCGAGAGAGGTTGCAGAATGGAGAAAGTCGAACCGATCGCGGAGAATACCGCGAGATCAAAGACACGCGTGCGCACACCGTCAGCATCCCCCCGAAACTCCAACCCCCTTCGATTCCTCATCAACCTGTTGAAAGTATCGGAATATCGTCCGAATCGACTGTTTTTCTAAACCGTTTGGCCCAagacacacacgcgcacacacccGCAGACAGACAAAGACGCACGCGCGCGAAGTGTATCGCGTCGCGTACCGACAACTCGCAGAATTTCAAGCAAAACGCATGGAACTCGCGACGATTCTGTGATCTTACCGTTTATGTTTTTTCCTGTTTGTAAGTGATATTTAAAATGGTAACCGAAACGCGTTACGAGCACGTTTTAGCGAGTGAAAACACATACATCGATACACAcacgacacacacacacacacgcatacacataAACACACACATGCGCGCGACCTTCTTTTCCGTGGAATCCATCGCCTGCCTGCGCACGCTAACAAAAGACAACAGAAAGATATACAAGTAAAGGGGAAGACCGAAGAATAAAGTGAAGAAGACAATGAAGATGAATGAATGAAGATTTCAAAACAAAGACGAACAAAGAAGAATGTAAAATCTAGGTATCTCCGATCTACTAAGAGCCTCGGTTTCTTCATTTTTGTATGCTTCTTTAAGACTGTCTGATACAGgaaaaaaggataaataaatgTGTACCAATCTCTAAACACGATCTGTATCATTTCGTTCACCCCGAATGCGAGGAAAACGTTAATGGAACGAAGAGGGTTTAAAGAGAATCGAAGAATTCAgattatcaaataaaacaaacgaaTTTTCCAATCCTATCTTTGTGTCTTTATTgcgtagaaatatataataatgaaaagtCACTCGCAGAGTGCGAAGCGTTCCggtgtaaaatagaattttaatacgGGGGGATCTTATTTCACAGCTCCAAATTCCATTAAGCATTCAATTGTGTCTACTTGATTGCTCCTGCGCGCTGCGACCAATGGTGTCACGTTAAACAATGCTTCCGTGTGTACATCGATTAATttgttgtttaaaatatatcgaATAGCATCGGAGTTCCCCGTTAACGCAGCTATGTGCAAAATTGTCTGACCCACGTTGTCCGTTGCTCCCGTGTCAGCTCCTAGCTCGATCATTTGTATCATTGCGGCTAAATGACCTCCTTTTATCGACTCGTGTAGAGCAGTCGCTCCGGAGGAATCCTTAGCATTTAGTAGATCGGGATTTAGCGCCGCGAGTCGTTCGATTAATGGCTGATGACCGTGAAATGCTAAAGGTAAGTAAAACGATTTAATAATTATCGCAAAATCATtcttatttaaccccttgcccttagacttatttttcaactgtgattgaTACAACAACTCTGTCAGTAGGAATTTGTTGAAAACAGATAAAAATCCTATCCATATTGTACGTCTATGTTTGccctagaatataataattgataaaagaaGATTAATACTTAACTTGAAGTCAAAGGAATTGAGTAGcattcatgtttgttaaattctatttaaaatgttcaccacgagtctcgcaGGTTGTTGtgagacaaggggttaaatatacAATCGGTATTTGTCACGTAAAAATTTCTACCGGCAATGTGCATGGGACTACGGCCATTATTACTTTTCGCATCGATGCATTTCGCCGAGTGATTCAACAACAAATCGAAAGCATTTAGATCGCCCGAACGGCAAACAATATGGAACGGTGTCCAACCATCTTTATTTCGGAAAAACGGATTCGCTTTTGCTTCTAAAAGCGCGACAATACAGCTGCAGGCTTCGCTGCCAGTTTTGGTACATGCCAGCATAAGTGGAGTCCAATCGGCGCGCTTTAAAGAGTCTGCATCAGCTCCTTCAAGAATAAAAAGCTTTTAATCTACTatgagaaatgattgaaatcgATTAGATAAAAGTTCCGCTACTCGGGCAACTATATTTAACGCTAAGTCTACgggacgcgtcaatttgacgcatattaaatgttacaaacattatttagtaaatgtatcTATCGATGTTAATTGATGCGATAAcacaaatgtgtattttaattaccgaatctttaacacgttgactgccatggtggtcaccggtgaacgGAGCTTCCAaaatacttgaaaacaattgccgtaagaaaattgatattgaatcaaaacaCTTAGTAGCACAAGAAGATAGATAATATAGGTGTGTACTGTAATATCAAAATGTTAGTAATtgtttctaatactattttcctctattataaaggaattaatcttactataacaaaacactcgaaattctcatggcagtcaacgcgttaaacctCTAACTCCCAAAATCGAAATGAACCAACGTCAAATTTGTTAAAACCaatggaataaactgtacaataaataccggtaaacctagtgttaagatacaAACAATTTGTATTAAACACCTTTTTCTagcaaatatttcagaatttcaCTGTGACTAAATTGGGCTGCCTCGTGCAAGGGTCTCTTCATACCTTTGTTAGCAACATCGATTTTATAGTCAGGCTTATCAAAGAATTCGCATAAATAACGAACAATATTCAAATGGCCTTCGCGCGCCGCAACGTGCAACGCAGTGTCGCCGGAAGTGGAATGTCGGAAGATTGTCCAatcttgaatattatatttcgaaaCAAGAGTTTCCACTCTAGG
The window above is part of the Nomia melanderi isolate GNS246 chromosome 2, iyNomMela1, whole genome shotgun sequence genome. Proteins encoded here:
- the LOC116426943 gene encoding ankyrin repeat domain-containing protein 16, whose translation is MEVPNLSRDFLRACQSGDLPRVETLVSKYNIQDWTIFRHSTSGDTALHVAAREGHLNIVRYLCEFFDKPDYKIDVANKGMKRPLHEAAQFSHSEILKYLLEKGADADSLKRADWTPLMLACTKTGSEACSCIVALLEAKANPFFRNKDGWTPFHIVCRSGDLNAFDLLLNHSAKCIDAKSNNGRSPMHIAAFHGHQPLIERLAALNPDLLNAKDSSGATALHESIKGGHLAAMIQMIELGADTGATDNVGQTILHIAALTGNSDAIRYILNNKLIDVHTEALFNVTPLVAARRSNQVDTIECLMEFGAVK